A genomic segment from Panthera tigris isolate Pti1 chromosome A1, P.tigris_Pti1_mat1.1, whole genome shotgun sequence encodes:
- the DLEU7 gene encoding LOW QUALITY PROTEIN: leukemia-associated protein 7 (The sequence of the model RefSeq protein was modified relative to this genomic sequence to represent the inferred CDS: inserted 4 bases in 2 codons; substituted 1 base at 1 genomic stop codon) yields MVTDRPLSKEMGAGYPCSAQRQCFGQPWVCTRPFGRSEFSGQPGSPTAGRGRGRGRPHPGEARGPRGLGLGNVTLATPNAPAPLARCCTCPRSAPSRRQGSRLSPAPLVASISHQMVALQILQLLQQEWGXGDGPSDPGSPRDPDHVSAAPARRIGRPSAGRACPGAPGWGEGRNGGXSGARVSSPEAEAVRGAEGGAEXCTLAQMGMRSALARVVASTSELVSVEQTLLGPLLQERSFPNHPKDSVEFRHICSHLALQIQGQQFDRDLGTAHRCLKTIVMKLIQSLANLPSDVHMVACASLRQILQNLPDAWMLKTPELEPQPVLLRGLGT; encoded by the exons ATGGTCACTGACAGGCCTCTTTCAAAGGAGATGGGGGCGGGCTATCCCTGCAG CGCACAGAGGCAGTGCTTCGGGCAGCCTTGGGTCTGCACACGCCCATTCGGACGGAGCGAATTCAGCGGCCAGCCCGGGTCACCCActgcgggccgggggcgggggcggggccggccccACCCGGGAGAAGCCAGGGGGCCGCGAGGCCTCGGGTTAGGAAATGTGACCCTGGCGACCCCAAACGCCCCCGCCCCTCTCGCTCGCTGCTGCACCTGCCCGCGGAGCGCGCCGAGCCGCCGACAGGGAAGCCGGCTTAGCCCCGCGCCCTTAGTGGCCTCCATCAGCCACCAAATGGTGGCTCTGCAGATTCTGCAGCTGCTGCAGCAGGAGTGGGGCTGAGGGGACGGTCCGAGCGACCCCGGGAGCCCGCGCGATCCAGACCACGTGTCCGCCGCCCCAGCGCGTCGCATAGGCAGGCCCTCGGCCGGCCGGGCCTGTCCTGGGGCGCcaggatggggggagggcaggaatggGGG TTCTGGGGCGCGGGTCAGCTCCCCAGAAGCGGAAGCGGTGCGAGGCGCCGAGGGGGGCGCGGA CTGCACCCTGGCCCAGATGGGCATGCGCAGCGCGCTGGCCCGCGTGGTGGCCTCGACCTCGGAGCTGGTCAGCGTGGAGCAGACGCTGCTGGGCCCCCTCCTGCAGGAGAGGTCCTTCCCCAACCATCCGAAG GATAGTGTTGAGTTTAGACACATCTGCAGTCATTTGGCTCTACAAATTCAAGGACAACAGTTTGACAGAGATCTGGGTACTGCCCACCGGTGTTTGAAGACAATAGTCATGAAGCTGATTCAGTCACTTGCTAATCTTCCTTCAGATGTCCACATGGTAGCCTGTGCTTCTTTGAGACAGATCTTACAGAATCTCCCAGACGCATGGATGCTCAAGACACCAGAATTAGAACCACAGCCAGTACTGCTAAGAGGACTGGGTACCTGA